Below is a genomic region from Candidatus Eisenbacteria bacterium.
GCGTGTCGCGCCGAGCTGGAGCAGGCGCCTCTCGTCGACCTCGATGAACACCGGCAGGCGGACGAGGGCCTGATCCAGGTTCTGCTCGCGGTAGCGCAGCAGCATCTCGGTCACCTGCCCGATCTGCACGCCGCGAACCTTGACCGGGGCGCCCGGATTGAGCCCCTCCACCGAGCCGGGGAAGAAGCAGACGAAGGCCTGGCGCTGGGCGAAGAAACGACCCGATCCGAGGATCGCGACGGCGGCGAGCGCGAGGATCGCGGCCCCCAGGACGAAGATGCCGATGAGCGCCGGGTTGGCCTTGCGTCCGCGGCTCATGGCGTCGCTCGCTCGTCCTGGTCGTCTGCCCCGCGCGTGAGGAACCGGTGCACGTTCGGGTTGGGTGGATGGTCGCGCAGGTCGCGCGGATTTCCGTGGGCCGTCATGGTGCGCACCTCGGTGTCGAGGAAGATGCAGTCGTCGCCGATCCCGAAGATGCTCGGCAGCTCGTGCGACACCATGACGACGGTGGCGCCGAGGCTGTCGCGCAGCGACAGGATGAGGTCGTCCAGCAGCTTCGAGCTGATCGGATCGAGCCCGGCCGACGGCTCGTCCAGGAAGAGCACCTCGGGATCGAGCGCGATGGCGCGCGCGAGGCCGGCGCGCTTCTGCATGCCGCCGCTGATCTCCGACGGGAAGTGGTCTTCGAAGCCGCGCAGGCCGACGAGCGCCAGCTTCAGCGCCGCGACCTCGCGGATCTCGTCCGGTCCGAGATCGGTGAACTCGCCGAGCGGCAGGCCGATGTTCTCGGTGAGCGTCAGGGCGCTCCAGAGCGCGCTGCTCTGGAACAGGATGCCGAACCTGCGCCGCAGCACGTCCCGCTCCTCCGGCGAGGCCGCGGTGAAGTTCGTGGAGCCGTACGAGATCGTACCCCGGGCGGGCTCGTTGAGGCCGATCATGTGGCGGAAGAGCGTGCTCTTCCCGCAACCGCTGCCGCCGATGATGAAGAAGATGTCGCCGCGACGGATCGTGAAGTCGAGGTCGCGCATGACGACGAAGCTGCCGAACGCCATGGTGAGGTTCGTGACGGTGATGTGCGGTTCGCGCTGCGTCGCCATCAGATTCCCAGGATGTTGGTCAGGACGGCGAAGATGCCGTCGGCGACGATGATCCACACGATGCCGAGCACGACCGCCGAGGTCGCCGCCTGACCGACGGCGGCGGCGTCGCGCCCGCAGGTCATGCCGCGCAGGCAG
It encodes:
- a CDS encoding ATP-binding cassette domain-containing protein, whose product is MATQREPHITVTNLTMAFGSFVVMRDLDFTIRRGDIFFIIGGSGCGKSTLFRHMIGLNEPARGTISYGSTNFTAASPEERDVLRRRFGILFQSSALWSALTLTENIGLPLGEFTDLGPDEIREVAALKLALVGLRGFEDHFPSEISGGMQKRAGLARAIALDPEVLFLDEPSAGLDPISSKLLDDLILSLRDSLGATVVMVSHELPSIFGIGDDCIFLDTEVRTMTAHGNPRDLRDHPPNPNVHRFLTRGADDQDERATP